One Scyliorhinus canicula chromosome 14, sScyCan1.1, whole genome shotgun sequence genomic region harbors:
- the pdcl3 gene encoding phosducin-like protein 3 codes for MQDPNADTEWNDILRKKGILPPKEDPNEAAEEELIQHQRSVVKTYEDMTLEELEENEDEFSEEDERAIEMYRQQRLVEWKATLMKKVYGEILEISGPDYVQEVTKADKGLWVILHLYKQGIPLCALLNQHLCELARMFPETKFLKAISTTCIPNYPDRNLPTIFVYQDGDIKAQYIGPLVFGGMNLTKDELEWKLSVSGAIKTELEENPRKQIKDQLMSSIRTSAPSKRSSDSEED; via the exons ATGCAG GATCCAAATGCAGATACTGAATGGAATGATATTTTGCGGAAAAAGGGAATCCTCCCTCCGAAGGAGGATCCAAATGAGGCAGCAGAGGAAGAGCTCATTCAACACCAGAGATCGGTTG TTAAAACATATGAGGACATGACCCTGGAAGAGCTAGAAGAGAATGAAGATGAATTCAGTGAGGAAGATGAAAGAGCCATTGAGATGTACAG ACAGCAAAGACTAGTCGAATGGAAGGCAACCCTGATGAAGAAAGTGTATGGGGAGATTTTAGAGATTTCTGGGCCAGATTATGTACAGGAGGTGACTAAAGCTGACAAGGGTCTATGGGTAATACTACACCTGTACAAACAAGG GATACCTCTTTGTGCCTTGTTAAATCAACATCTATGTGAACTGGCGAGGATGTTCCCAGAGACTAAATTTCTTAAAGCCATCTCCACCACCTGTATACCCAACTACCCTGACAGGAACCTCCCAACAATATTTGTTTATCAGGATGGTGACATCAAGGCACAGTATATTGGGCCCTTAGTATTTGGAGGCATGAATTTAACAAAAGATG AACTGGAATGGAAGCTATCAGTCTCTGGTGCAATCAAAACTGAACTAGAGGAAAATCCAAGAAAACAGATTAAAGATCAATTGATGTCATCAATCAGGACTAGTGCTCCATCAAAGAGGAGTAGCGACTCTGAAGAAGATTAG